The Podospora pseudocomata strain CBS 415.72m chromosome 1 map unlocalized CBS415.72m_1, whole genome shotgun sequence genome has a segment encoding these proteins:
- a CDS encoding uncharacterized protein (EggNog:ENOG503PR9W), which produces MTPQLPETPRKQITVGGRVTKAKGSNPKSSRSSTTKGRKLRYGPCPTCKIGILERKRNNPEGSGPDAGLWRLSCSRYTARPPCRHYEAFNEDPQILWAQKQNELGKGPCPECHIGQLVERVENPFEYTEKYAECSRRGEEDGCNYIRPVIKGKAMEAVKGNIDTVEAGPSKQDNGIKMDQNSGDMNGEAGNSKDEASNNNNPATIPNHIEAQQPVIPETRKQTRGTSKSIHKHMAEDLSGIETGDSMEHTTAKASSKEKVKVTIDLTLDEEDENDETKFGSVSACYPAPANVYPARTRLFQSASPQNLEGMQAPITAVSTSSKSGLIIPSGHHSTLVTPAKSPNSLGHSPFSVPGKPAPTSNTSGRFNTPTKSLGMARQQPFSSGMVTPTSNRPNKTFVLPPTLPQKRGREDGEKEDFDIDTGLKDAMIELADQLDTHVPDSKTQPKGQVNTTPTSQFTYRTSYHGNNPFNSYNTTPFRNQFNHPSNNQPNNDPSTQANYQPTNQFAHPPSNSVVKPTLNPVCNTDSDAPTNPWDIWEAHRLTNSQFLNNNAGTKDDKPPAKRQKRDEFDDSDLDDNDFMALAEQTEGQSLGGKR; this is translated from the exons ATGACTCCTCAGCTGCCAGAAA CTCCGCGGAAGCAGATAACAGTCGGTGGCCGTGTGACCAAGGCAAAGGGTAGTAATCCCAAGTCCAGTCGTTCCAGCACCACAAAAGGCCGTAAGCTTAGATATGGCCCTTGCCCAACATGCAAAATTGGAATTCTGGAACGAAAGAGAAACAACCCAGAAGGATCAGGCCCTGATGCCG GACTCTGGCGCCTGAGCTGTTCTAGATATACCGCTCGTCCTCCTTGCAGACATTATGAAGCCTTCAACGAAGATCCTCAGATTCTTTGGGCACAGAAACAAAACGAACTGGGCAAGGGGCCATGTCCTGAGTGCCATATCGGCCAGCTggttgagagggttgagaaCCCTTTCGAGTACACCGAGAAGTACGCAGAGTGTTCGAGACGAGGCGAAGAGGACGGGTGTAACTATATACGGccggttatcaaaggaaagGCTATGGAAGCGGTAAAAGGGAATATCGACACAGTTGAGGCCGGTCCCTCGAAGCAAGACAATGGCATCAAGATGGATCAGAATTCCGGTGATATGAATGGCGAGGCTGGCAACAGTAAAGACGaagccagcaacaacaacaacccggCCACCATTCCCAACCACATCGAGGCTCAACAGCCTGTTATTCCCGAGACCCGAAAGCAGACGAGAGGGACATCCAAGTCGATCCATAAACACATGGCAGAAGACTTGAGCGGAATCGAAACTGGCGATAGTATGGAGCATACGACTGCCAAGGCCTCCTCTAAAgaaaaggtcaaggtcaCAATCGACCTTACTCtcgacgaagaggacgagAATGATGAGACGAAGTTTGGCTCCGTGAGCGCGTGTTATCCAGCGCCCGCGAACGTTTACCCTGCTCGGACGAGGCTGTTCCAATCCGCCTCGCCGCAGAATCTCGAGGGCATGCAGGCGCCGATAACAGCCGTCTCAACTTCTTCAAAAAGTGGTCTCATCATTCCTAGTGGTCATCACAGCACGTTGGTCACCCCGGCGAAGAGCCCTAATTCACTAGGGCACTCGCCTTTTTCTGTCCCTGGAAAACCTGCGCCGACTTCGAATACTTCCGGTCGTTTCAACACACCGACCAAGTCCCTGGGTATGGCAAGGCAGCAGCCTTTTTCTTCCGGCATGGTTACACCCACCAGTAACCGGCCTAACAAGACTTTCGTCTTGCCACCCACGCTTCCCCAGAAGCGAGGgagagaggatggtgagaaggaggatttTGACATCGATACTGGCCTTAAGGACGCCATGATCGAGCTCGCCGACCAACTTGATACACACGTGCCCGACAGCAAAACACAACCCAAGGGGCAGGTAAACACCACGCCAACCAGCCAGTTCACCTACCGGACGAGCTACCACGGGAATAACCCGTTCAACAGCTACAATACCACACCTTTTCGGAACCAGTTCAACCACCCCTCGAACAATCAACCTAACAACGACCCCAGTACTCAGGCGAATTACCAACCGACCAACCAGttcgcccacccccccagtAATTCGGTGGTGAAACCGACGTTGAACCCAGTGTGCAACACCGACAGCGATGCTCCCACGAACCCCTGGGACATCTGGGAAGCCCACAGGCTGACCAACAGTCAGTTTCTGAACAACAATGCCGGTACCAAGGATGACAAACCCCCTGCCAAACGCCAGAAGAGAGATGAGTTTGACGATTCTGACTTGGATGACAACGACTTTATGGCGCTGGCGGAGCAGACTGAGGGGCAGTCTCTTGGTGGGAAGAGGTGA
- a CDS encoding uncharacterized protein (EggNog:ENOG503PBMH) yields the protein MSRYTNARRHAAGLGRYAENPDLGKLKYCPDIQLNEEHPSVPFMPPVPSFNGANDVWSSFPRPIEKNDWVRRITGEQPPARVGESSQTSQAELGRLSSRSYSLRVGDSNDFASVWESIVIPALTDLLQQYCDSDFAVDVHNFPELSTDAVPRVIYITLSDHVDSSFEETIRTELAHAVPTHFHPIYLKFRRGGPQRSGMWWGQERGDHDDICEPRNITYRPAPIMGISIGPVQVADAASLGGFIKIGSELYAMSAAHAFEDAVKKGHARVHHPAKPDFHKITPSDPRAKQYVIGTVAMKTPSGTLRPSLTFQNTNFSAERTKVEMDWCLIGPVKNGKNIISVPSFQMDRCIAVEQTAPVEGNTEVYAMARTSGYSLGFVSDVPGLQRIGGHLRREWTVRQYSPFKHPRDSRASASWQTLKQWVTSGMGVPGDSGAWLMRRSDNAVIGLIWGRNHDYGDPLERVRLTYFTPMVDILKDVSLPSYSATDLARASDSQRSAVHLDPSRDPWNALASDVIQQHRHTQEDLIRDHFVDNNIPPLAQCSIAHHLPSLVSV from the exons ATGTCCCGATACACCAACGCACGCCGACATGCTGCCGGTCTAGGCCGGTATGCCGAGAACCCGGAccttggcaagctcaagTACTGTCCCGACATCCAGTTAAACGAGGAACACCCATCTGTTCCTTTTATGCCCCCAGTTCCAAGCTTCAATGGCGCCAACGATGTTTGGTCCAGTTTTCCCCGACCCATCGAGAAGAATGACTGGGTGCGTCGGATCACAGGGGAGCAACCCCCTGCTCGAGTAGGGGAGTCGTCCCAAACGTCCCAGGCTGAGCTCGGGCGCCTTTCATCTCGGTCCTA CTCACTTCGCGTGGGGGACTCCAACGACTTCGCCTCGGTCTGGGAATCGATTGTAATTCCTGCCCTTActgacctcctccaacaataCTGCGACTCTGACTTCGCGGTCGACGTACACAACTTCCCTGAGCTCTCCACAGATGCCGTCCCCCGTGTGATCTACATCACACTGAGCGACCATGTGGATTCCTCGTTTGAA GAAACCATCCGTACCGAGCTTGCCCATGCAGTTCCCACTCACTTCCACCCCATCTACCTCAAGTTCCGTAGAGGTGGTCCCCAGAGATCCGGGATGTGGTGGGGCCAGGAAAGAGGCGACCATGATGACATTTGTGAGCCTCGCAACATCACTTACCGTCCCGCCCCCATAATGGGCATCTCGATCGGTCCAGTCCAAGTAGCCGACGCCGCTTCACTCGGGGGCTTCATCAAAATCGGCTCTGAGCTGTATGCCATGAGTGCCGCTCACGCCTTTGAGGATGCTGTCAAAAAGGGGCACGCCCGCGTTCATCACCCAGCTAAACCCGACTTCCACAAGATCACGCCTAGTGATCCTCGCGCGAAACAATACGTCATTGGGACTGTGGCTATGAAGACGCCGTCTGGGACACTTCGTCCATCGCTTACCTTTCAGAACACGAATTTCTCGGCAGAACGCACCAAGGTTGAGATGGACTGGTGTCTCATTGGACCGGTGAAAAACGGGAAGAACATAATCTCGGTGCCCAGTTTCCAAATGGATCGGTGCATTGCTGTGGAGCAGACGGCGCCCGTTGAGGGGAACACCGAGGTTTATGCCATGGCGAGGACAAGCGGGTATTCGCTTGGTTTTGTATCTGATGTGCCTGGGTTGCAGAGAATTGGCGGACATCTGAGGAGGGAATGGACTGTCAGACAGTACTCCCCTTTCAAGCACCCGAGGGACAGTCGAGCTAGTGCGTCTTG GCAAACATTGAAGCAATGGGTGACTTCGGGAATGGGGGTGCCCGGGGACTCGGGGGCATGGCTGATGCGGCGCTCTGACAATGCGGTCATCGGGCTCATCTGGGGACGCAACCATGACTATGGTGATCCCCTCGAGCGAGTTCGTCTGACCTACTTCACCCCCATGGTGGATATCCTCAAAGAT GTCTCGCTACCCAGCTACTCGGCCACAGATCTGGCACGGGCTTCTGATAGCCAGCGTAGCGCAGTGCACTTGGATCCATCTCGAGACCCGTGGAATGCCCTGGCATCAGATGTGATTCAGCAGCATCGCCACACCCAAGAGGACCTCATCAGGGATCATTTCGTCGACAATAACATCCCTCCTCTGGCGCAGTGTTCGATCGCCCACCACCTGCCGAGTCTGGTCTCAGTCTGA
- a CDS encoding uncharacterized protein (COG:S; EggNog:ENOG503Q3N3): MADEEVLPTLPKTPFNGASKRAWAQANAPPPSVSTSSDPAVFSSDDDPALEAYESARRHKRRYVGTWYEQHAALSSDSAMGDHSSLPFVRSSPIVCRPLRRKAGARQQKREFRKLDSGIFMGGPDSTDTEGDVPTPYTPKLFASPAQLKISPRSQPQLSEAEAVARERIKRCVENGTQEVDLSDLGLNSISTETIAPIADIEPIPVVVKGVSFRQADPDIKIYLYNNNLKDFPSSLVNIEPLTFLTLRNNDLTEIPTCIGKLKNLKTLNLAQNKLRYLPAEILRLMGDEGKLVMLHTASNPWLTAEKVSFEAATTNCGPNPLIRTPVEFLGSDGRIYSRFRLPLFGDLAESTGSLELEVEDPTELEMPQDVSYREQDDNRLLNPKGARSLFEYALKTLTQLPEPELEEVNYWLEVDEGYPDVREALNQAAEAHRRGGLTCSVCNRGMVVPLTRWVEFKAPAATKLDRELLIPFLKVGCSWKCVPACQSSS; encoded by the exons AtggcggacgaggaggtctTACCAACGCTGCCGAAAACCCCATTCAATGGGGCGAGCAAGCGAGCGTGGGCGCAAGCCAACGCGCCTCCACCCAGTGTATCAACCTCGAGCGATCCAGCCGTCTTTTCCAGCGATGACGACCCTGCACTCGAGGCATACGAAAGCGCCCGCCGACACAAGCGGCGGTATGTAGGGACATGGTATGAGCAGCATGCTGCTCTGTCTTCCGACTCGGCAATGGGTGATCACTCGTCGTTGCCCTTTGTCCGCTCATCGCCCATCGTCTGTCGCCCTCTTCGGCGAAAGGCTGGGGCGAGACAGCAAAAGCGCGAGTTCAGGAAGCTCGACAGCGGTATTTTCATGGGTGGACCGGACTCTACTGATACAGAGGGCGACGTCCCGACCCCATACACACCAAAGTTGTTCGCGTCGCCGGCACAGCTGAAAATATCGCCTCGATCTCAACCACAGTTGTCCGAAGCTGAGGCAGTTGCACGGGAGAGGATCAAAAGATGTGTGGAGAACGGCACCCAGGAGGTTGATTTGAG TGACCTTGGCCTGAACTCTATCTCGACGGAGACTATTGCACCAATTGCCGATATCGAGCCGATTCCCGTGGTTGTGAAGGGCGTGTCATTCCGTCAAGCTGACCCAGACATCAAGATATATCtgtacaacaacaaccttaAAGACTTTCCCTCATCTCTGGTGAATATCGAACCTCTTACGTTCCTCACTCTTCGAAACAACGACTTGACGGAGATTCCAACATGTATTGGAAAGCTAAAGAACCTGAAGACACTTAACCTTGCGCAAAACAAGCTCAGGTATCTTCCGGCCGAGATTCTGCGGCTCATGGGCGATGAGGGGAAGTTGGTGATGCTTCATACTGCATCAAATCCTTGGTTGACGGCAGAGAAGGTTTCGTTCGAGGCCGCGACAACAAACTGCGGTCCCAACCCATTGATCCGGACCCCAGTGGAATTCTTGGGCAGCGATGGTCGGATCTACTCGAGATTTCGTCTGCCGTTGTTCGGAGATTTGGCTGAGAGCACTGGCTCACTGGaattggaggtggaggacccTACCGAGCTCGAGATGCCCCAGGATGTTAGCTACAGGGAGCAGGACGATAACAGGCTCCTCAACCCAAAGGGTGCGAGGTCGCTATTCGAGTATGCGCTCAAAACGCTTACTCAGCTGCCGGAGCCTGAGCTAGAGGAAGTCAACTATTGGTTGGAAGTTGATGAAGGTTATCCGGACGTTCGGGAGGCGCTCAATCAGGCCGCGGAGGCCCACCGCAGAGGTGGCCTCACATGCTCGGTGTGTAACCGGGGGATGGTCGTTCCTCTGACCAGGTGGGTTGAGTTCAAGGCTCCTGCAGCGACGAAGTTGGACAGGGAGTTGCTTATACCCTTCTTGAAAGTTGGATGTTCGTGGAAGTGTGTGCCTGCCTGTCAGTCGAGTTCTTAG
- a CDS encoding uncharacterized protein (EggNog:ENOG503NWQ6; BUSCO:EOG09260QVP; COG:S), with protein sequence MLAMPSATILLVGLLALPSAVRAVFRDEVGHIDYHYQLLGLPQRETTFFHRPRKDEQGSLLYTLSDEGVLGAVNPGTGGVVWRQFLAGDNNNKTAVGEGFARAGEGEGWVASAYGGEVHAWDAVTGRNTFWARFPGKVKDLEVMEMTEAERKDVLVLFEEEEKGETVLRRLNALHGDVVWEFREVTKDVPLQVSTNVEKVFVVFLKGTKGAYSLKVTTLDTLTGKRLDELVIGTKANLNDEGDIMLVGANSAAPIVAWTDAEHTALRVNVLGLKTSQEFPLVEGTVEVEIHAPHLIQSQPHFLVHSKTATGNKGEVYHIDLKTGHIAKAYDLPLLPGKGAFATSSISANVYFTRITEDELILVSSQSHGVLGRWPLKNTNSKVAPIHAVSEVIKKAGADGSYAVRSAALTADDEWALVRNGEIGWTRPEGLSGGVAATFAEIPESEELAKSLEQEAHSNPVQAYIHRVKRHINDLQYLPAYLNNVPARLISSIAGTDVTSSAGKLSRDSFGFHKLVILATKRGMVYGLDIGNSGAAVWQKRAFQISKGQKWDVKGILVNESSGEVTILGAHNDFVVLKTETGQVISAKAPSSEATTQSTAIIDTASGPRLLRIGLDGKIGDLPIDKAPKQTVVTRGADGELKGVVFIPDGTTAHESTSWIFSLPENQRVVSIATRPSHDAVASIGRVLGDRTVKYKYLNPNTIVVAAIDDKTWTLTVYLLDTVSGQILSSAKYNGVDPAKPVECAMAENWFVCSFFGQYTLRDNSAQSLKGYQIAVSDLYESEETNDRGPLGDASTFSSLDPVDVPTGVALPSVVSQTYIMGAPISALQVSQTRQGITTRHILAYLPENHGIMGIPRMLLEPRRPVGRDATPAEIEEGLFRYHPAIEIDPKSVITHERDVVGIKKIITSPAIVESTSLVFAYGVDIFGTRVTPSFLFDILGKGFNKVSLVSTVLALFVGVTMLGPMVRKKQINLRWSAPM encoded by the exons ATGCTCGCCATGCCCTCCGCGACAATCCTCTTAGTAGGGCTGCTCGCCCTCCCTTCGGCCGTCCGCGCCGTCTTCAGAGATGAAGTGGGCCATATTGACTACCACTACCAACTCCTCGGCCTTCCGCAAAGGGAAACAACCTTTTTCCACCGCCCCAGAAAAGACGAGCAAGGAAGTTTGCTTTACACATTGAGTGATGAGGGCGTGTTGGGGGCTGTAAACCCGGGTACTGGCGGGGTTGTCTGGAGGCAGTTTCTGGCGGGGGATAATAACAATAAAACGGCAGTGGGAGAGGGGTTCGCCAGGgcgggcgagggtgagggatggGTGGCTAGTGCTTATGGAGGTGAGGTGCATGCCTGGGACGCGGTGACGGGGAGGAATACGTTCTGGGCGAGGTTTCCGGGGAAGGTCAAGGAtttggaggtgatggagatgacggaggcggagaggaaggatgTGCTGGTgctttttgaggaggaggagaagggggagacagTGTTGAGACGGTTGAATGCGCTTCACGGGGATGTGGTTTGGGAGTTCAGGGAGGTGACCAAGGACGTGCCGCTTCAAGTCAGCACGAATGTTGAGAAGGTTTTCGTGGTATTCTTGAAGGGGACCAAGGGGGCGTACAGCCTCAAGGTTACGACTCTGGATACGCTTACTGGGAAGAGGCTGGATGAGCTGGTTATTGGGACTAAGGCGAACCTGAATGACGAGGGAGATATCATGCTTGTCGGCGCGAACTCGGCGGCTCCGATTGTGGCTTGGACTGATGCTGAGCATACGGCTTTGAGGGTCAACGTTTTAGGTTTGAAGACGAGCCAGGAGTTTCCTTTAGTTGAGGGGACTGTTGAGGTCGAGATTCACGCTCCTCATCTGATTCAGTCGCAGCCGCATTTCTTGGTGCACAGCAAGACTGCGACTGGCAACAAGGGCGAGGTTTACCACATCGACCTGAAGACTGGCCATATCGCCAAGGCGTATGATCTGCCTCTGCTTCCAGGCAAGGGCGCTTTTGCAACTAGCTCGATCTCAGCCAACGTGTACTTCACGCGTATCACTGAGGATGAGTTGATTTTGGTCTCATCCCAGTCTCACGGCGTTCTTGGACGCTGGCCCCTCAAGAACACCAACTCCAAGGTCGCTCCCATTCATGCAGTATCTGAGGTGATCAAGAAGGCTGGAGCTGATGGCAGCTATGCCGTTCGGTCTGCGGCCCTTACTGCCGATGACGAGTGGGCTCTCGTTCGTAATGGTGAGATCGGATGGACTCGCCCTGAAGGCCTTTCTGGAGGCGTTGCTGCTACCTTTGCTGAGATCCCTGAGAGTGAAGAGCTGGCCAAGTCTCTCGAACAGGAGGCCCATAGCAACCCGGTTCAAGCTTATATTCATCGCGTCAAGCGCCATATCAACGATCTCCAGTACCTCCCTGCTTACCTCAACAATGTGCCCGCGAGGTTGATTAGCAGCATCGCCGGCACCGATGTCACTTCTTCGGCTGGAAAGCTGTCGCGTGACAGCTTTGGCTTCCACAAGCTGGTCATTCTTGCCACCAAGCGCGGTATGGTTTACGGGCTTGACATTGGTAACTCTGGCGCTGCTGTCTGGCAAAAGAGGGCATTCCAGATTTCCAAGGGCCAGAAGTGGGATGTCAAGGGAATCCTGGTCAACGAGTCATCGGGTGAGGTCACAATCCTCGGTGCTCACAATGACTTTGTGGTCTTGAAGACCGAGACGGGTCAAGTTATTAGCGCTAAGGCGCCCAGCTCCGAAGCAACAACTCAGAGCACTGCTATCATTGACACCGCTTCTGGCCCACGTCTCCTACGCATTGGCCTAGACGGCAAGATTGGTGATCTCCCTATTGATAAGGCTCCGAAGCAGACTGTTGTCACTCGTGGTGCCGATGGCGAACTGAAGGGTGTCGTCTTCATTCCTGATGGTACCACCGCTCATGAATCTACGTCTTGGATCTTCTCCTTGCCTGAGAATCAGCGCGTCGTCAGCATCGCTACCAGGCCCTCACACGATGCTGTTGCTTCGATTGGCCGCGTTCTTGGCGACCGCACAGTCAAGTACAAGTACTTGAACCCGAACACTATTGTTGTTGCCGCCATCGACGACAAGACCTGGACCCTCACTGTCTACCTTCTTGACACTGTGTCTGGCCAAATCCTTTCCTCGGCCAAGTACAACGGTGTCGACCCCGCTAAGCCGGTCGAGTGCGCCATGGCTGAGAACTGGTTCGTCTGCTCGTTCTTCGGGCAGTACACACTGCGTGATAACTCGGCTCAGTCTCTCAAAGGCTACCAGATTGCTGTTTCGGATCTCTACGAAAGCGAGGAGACTAATGACCGCGGCCCGCTTGGTGATGCctcgaccttctcctccctcgaccctGTCGATGTCCCCACTGGTGTCGCCCTGCCTTCGGTAGTTTCCCAGACTTACATCATGGGCGCTCCTATCTCGGCCCTGCAGGTCTCGCAGACCAGGCAAGGGATTACCACTCGCCATATCCTCGCCTACCTGCCCGAGAACCATGGTATCATGGGCATCCCAAGAATGCTCCTCGAGCCTCGCCGTCCTGTGGGTCGCGATGCTACGCCTGCTGAGATCGAGGAGGGTTTGTTCAGATACCATCCCGCGATTGAGATCGACCCCAAGAGCGTTATCACGCACGAGAGGGATGTCGTTGGTATCAAGAAAATTATTACGTCGCCGGCTATTGTTGAAAGCACCAGTCTCGTGTTTGCCTATGGTGTGGATATTTTCGGCACAAGAGTCACTCCTAGCTTCTTGTTTGATATCCTTGGGAAAGGTTTCAACAAGGTGTCGCTTGTGTCGACGGTGTTGGCGTTGTTTGTTGGTGTGACTATGTTGGGCCCTATG GTGAGGAAAAAGCAGATCAACTTGAGGTGGAGTGCGCCGATGTAG
- a CDS encoding uncharacterized protein (EggNog:ENOG503NYG6) produces the protein MDFSKKWNEHLRRSSAKKINCPDCSEDPQYAHETFEKHQHEKHYETVHVKPLNEKSTDKEKKELISTKWKEAPPIEREASKPAIRNLDPSSKDAKAVPSSTHTSNQRPLDPDSGAPGPDRPSRRSTPDSKSQPSRSRSPSPPKKSKARLEPDRVDRRPPAKGTLWTPDADLTASQRPYDKSNVASRVSFTPTSKPPHRQPRTSTSRSSTQVEENDPTELIKQPETRPISQDQLVAEVKGIYAGLVMVESKCIEVDNAQNSQNDPTNKLNNEQWQALIALHRTLLHEHHDFFLASQHPSASPALRRLASKYAMPARMWRHGIHSFLELLRHRLPASLEHMLMFIYLAYSMMALLYETVPAFEDTWIECLGDLGRYRMAIEDDDIRDRENWTAVSRHWYSKASDKAPTTGRLYHHLAILARPNALQQLYYYTKSLCVAIPFGSARESIMTLFDPIMAPTPNQQQSRLSVAEFAFVKVHAIMFSGKQMEKLHSTMDDFLQSLDSQITRSSRKWLEAGYHMGISNCCAVIGYGNEANPISKSLKQSRGADEEAQDHLMTDGDLGSPVPEDLANALKLFSQTYDIVARRDGDPNILPFLHVSLVFIYHLTFLPEAIHFVAPSFPWKRTALMMNTLLGSCKNYSRIEETVLPRSESRRPLPEDYAMRGLAWADRVSPSDCFSNEKIDDDEKYFEVASMAEERKERVLWLGHKIATSNPRWLRYNSSTHEFTVAPEYETEAKGTPMSPVESVEMGELPDAAAITS, from the exons ATGGACTTCAGCAAGAAATGGAATGAGCACCTTCGGCGGTCATCGGCCAAAAAAATCAACTGTCCCGACTGCAGCGAGGATCCTCAATATGCCCATGAAACATTCGAAAAACACCAACATGAAAAGCATTACGAAACAGTCCACGTCAAGCCGCTGAACGAAAAGAGCACcgacaaggaaaagaaggagctgATATCCACTAAGTGGAAAGAAGCCCCCCCAATAGAGAG AGAGGCGAGCAAACCCGCCATACGCAACTTGGATCCCAGTTCAAAAGATGCAAAGGCCGTACCATCCTCCACACATACATCCAATCAGAGGCCGTTAGATCCAGACTCTGGTGCTCCCGGACCGGACCGACCCAGCAGGAGATCGACTCCGGATTCAAAAAGCCAACCATCCCGATCACGCagcccttctcccccaaaGAAATCCAAGGCTCGGTTAGAGCCCGACCGAGTTGACCGACGACCTCCTGCCAAGGGCACCCTTTGGACGCCCGATGCCGACCTCACAGCCTCTCAACGTCCTTACGACAAATCCAATGTTGCTTCAAGAGTTTCATTTACCCCAACATCCAAGCCACCACATCGCCAACCACGCACGTCGACATCACGAAGCTCTACTCAAGTTGAGGAAAATGACCCGACGGAACTGATCAAGCAACCTGAAACCAGGCCAATCTCCCAGGACCAACTGGTAGCCGAGGTGAAAGGAATCTACGCcgggctggtgatggtggagagcAAATGCATCGAGGTTGACAATGCCCAAAACTCACAAAATGACCCAACAAACAAACTCAACAACGAGCAATGGCAAGCCTTGATCGCTCTCCACAGGACCCTGCTTCACGAACACCACGACTTTTTTCTCGCTTCTCAGCACCCTTCTGCGAGTCCTGCCTTGCGGAGATTGGCATCCAAGTATGCCATGCCTGCACGCATGTGGCGGCATGGTATTCATTCGTTCCTCGAGCTGCTTAGACACCGGCTGCCAGCGAGTCTTGAACACATGCTGATGTTCATTTACCTCGCATATTCAATGATGGCTCTTCTCTACGAAACTGTTCCGGCTTTCGAGGACACCTGGATCGAATGCCTTGGTGACCTTGGGCGTTACAGGATGGCcatcgaggatgacgatATCCGGGATCGGGAAAATTGGACCGCCGTGAGTCGTCACTGGTATTCCAAGGCTTCTGACAAGGCTCCAACCACCGGGCGGCTGTATCACCACTTGGCCATTCTTGCTCGTCCCAATGCGCTTCAGCAGCTCTATTACTACACCAAGTCCCTTTGTGTCGCGATTCCCTTCGGCTCTGCTCGCGAGAGTATCATGACCCTGTTCGACCCAATCATGGCCCCGACTCCCAATCAGCAGCAATCAAGGCTCTCGGTTGCCGAGTTCGCATTTGTCAAGGTCCATGCCATCATGTTCAGCGGCAAGCAGATGGAGAAACTGCATTCAACCATGGATGACTTTCTTCAGTCTCTGGACAGCCAAATCACCCGCTCCAGTCGCAAGTGGCTCGAGGCTGGCTACCACATGGGCATTTCGAATTGCTGCGCTGTGATTGGCTACGGAAACGAAGCCAACCCAATCTCGAAGTCATTGAAGCAAAGCCGTGGTGCCGATgaagaagcccaagatcATTTGATGACAGACGGCGATCTTGGTTCTCCTGTCCCTGAAGACTTGGCCAATGCGCTCAAGCTCTTTTCTCAAACCTACGATATCGTCGCGCGCAGGGATGGCGACCCTAACATTCTTCCATTCCTTCATGTGTCTCTGGTTTTCATTTACCACCTTACGTTCTTGCCCGAGGCCATTCATTTTGTGGCACCTTCATTTCCTTGGAAGCGGACTgcgttgatgatgaataCGTTGCTTGGGTCTTGCAAGAACTATAGTCGCATTGAGGAAACCGTTCTTCCCAGGTCTGAGTCTCGAAGACCTTTGCCAGAGGACTATGCCATGCGGGGCCTTGCTTGGGCGGACAGAGTTTCTCCCAGTGATTGCTTCTCGAACGAGAAgatcgacgatgacgaaaaGTATTTTGAGGTTGCTTCCATGGCCGAGGAGCGCAAGGAGCGTGTGCTGTGGTTGGGACACAAGATCGCAACCTCCAATCCTAGATGGCTGCGGTATAATTCGTCAACCCATGAGTTCACTGTTGCCCCTGAGTATGAGACAGAGGCAAAAGGGACACCAATGAGCCCAGTGGAGAGTGTTGAGATGGGAGAGCTTcctgatgctgctgccatcACCTCTTGA